A stretch of the Amycolatopsis sp. BJA-103 genome encodes the following:
- a CDS encoding aldo/keto reductase — protein MRQRTMGRLGWKVGEVGYGMWGIGGGPGGFTGWNYDIAPDALDLAVELGCTFFDTAWVYGRGKSESLLGELRRRRPGAEMRLATKVPPLNREWPPRPQDTLEDVFPVDHVLDYTRRSLDNLGVDKIDLLQFHVWEDRWAAEPGWQRVVTRLKDEGLIDGFGISVNRWEPSNCFAALDTGLVDAIQVIYNIFDQAPEDELFPRALEEDIAIIARVPFDEGSLTGNLNADTAFPPEDWRAVYFGPENLPPTIDRVDALRDLVPDGMTMPELALRFILHHPAVSAVIPGMRRPEHVRSNLAVSGTAPLPPELIDALRAHRWDRKPTHWSM, from the coding sequence ATGCGGCAACGCACCATGGGACGGCTCGGCTGGAAGGTCGGCGAAGTCGGCTACGGCATGTGGGGAATCGGCGGTGGTCCCGGCGGGTTCACCGGCTGGAACTACGACATCGCGCCGGACGCCCTCGACCTCGCCGTCGAACTGGGCTGCACCTTCTTCGACACCGCCTGGGTCTACGGGCGCGGCAAGTCCGAGAGCCTGCTCGGCGAACTGCGCCGCCGCCGTCCCGGCGCCGAGATGCGGCTGGCCACCAAGGTCCCGCCGCTGAATCGCGAATGGCCGCCGCGCCCGCAGGACACCCTCGAAGACGTCTTCCCCGTCGATCACGTCCTCGACTACACCCGTCGCAGCCTGGACAACCTCGGTGTCGACAAGATCGACCTCCTGCAGTTCCACGTCTGGGAAGACCGCTGGGCCGCCGAACCCGGCTGGCAGCGGGTCGTCACGCGGCTCAAGGACGAGGGCCTGATCGACGGTTTCGGCATCAGCGTCAACCGGTGGGAGCCGTCGAACTGTTTCGCCGCCCTCGACACCGGCCTGGTCGACGCGATCCAGGTCATTTACAACATCTTCGACCAGGCCCCCGAGGACGAACTCTTCCCCCGCGCGCTCGAAGAGGACATCGCGATCATCGCGCGGGTGCCGTTCGACGAAGGATCGCTGACCGGGAACCTGAACGCCGACACCGCTTTCCCGCCCGAAGACTGGCGGGCCGTCTACTTCGGACCGGAGAACCTGCCGCCCACGATCGACCGGGTCGACGCGCTCCGGGACCTGGTCCCCGACGGCATGACCATGCCGGAACTGGCGCTGCGGTTCATCCTGCACCACCCAGCCGTCTCAGCGGTGATCCCGGGGATGCGCCGTCCCGAGCACGTGCGGTCGAACCTGGCGGTCTCCGGAACCGCGCCGTTGCCGCCGGAGCTGATCGACGCGCTGCGCGCCCATCGCTGGGACCGGAAACCCACGCACTGGTCGATGTGA
- the menC gene encoding o-succinylbenzoate synthase, with translation MRIERVALRRIALPLVSPFRTSLGIEYERVALLVQVTTPDGDGWGECVAGADASYSSEYVEGAEDVLMRHLVPPLLAAGNVTAQTVAPLLAGVKGHRMAKAALEMAVLDAELRGHGLSFAAGLGATATSVPSGVSVGIMDSVPELTDAVAGYLAQGYRRIKLKIEPGWDVAPVRAVRERFGDELLLQVDANAAYTRADVRHLARLDDFELLLIEQPLDEEDLLGHAALARGLRTPICLDESVVSARSAADAIALGACRIVNVKPGRVGGYLEARRIHDVCAAAGVPVWCGGMLETGLGRAGNLALAALPNFTLPGDVSASDRYYETDITEPFVLRDGNLTVPAGPGLGVAPIPDVLDAVTTSARELSRG, from the coding sequence ATGAGGATCGAACGCGTCGCACTCCGGCGCATCGCCCTGCCGCTGGTCAGTCCGTTCCGCACTTCCCTGGGCATCGAGTACGAACGTGTCGCGCTCTTGGTGCAGGTGACCACACCGGACGGCGACGGCTGGGGAGAATGCGTCGCCGGAGCCGACGCCAGCTACTCCTCGGAGTACGTCGAGGGGGCCGAAGACGTCCTTATGCGACATCTGGTGCCGCCCTTGCTGGCCGCCGGAAACGTGACCGCGCAGACCGTCGCGCCGCTCCTCGCCGGGGTCAAAGGCCATCGGATGGCGAAGGCCGCGCTGGAGATGGCGGTCCTGGACGCCGAACTCCGCGGCCATGGCCTGTCTTTCGCGGCCGGTCTGGGCGCCACCGCCACCAGTGTCCCGAGCGGCGTTTCGGTGGGGATCATGGACTCGGTGCCGGAACTGACCGACGCCGTCGCGGGTTACCTGGCGCAGGGGTACCGGCGGATCAAACTCAAGATCGAACCCGGCTGGGACGTCGCACCGGTGCGGGCGGTCCGGGAGAGATTCGGCGACGAGCTGCTTCTGCAGGTCGACGCGAACGCCGCCTACACCCGCGCCGACGTCCGCCACCTCGCCCGCCTCGACGACTTCGAGCTGCTGTTGATCGAGCAACCGCTCGACGAAGAGGACCTGCTCGGCCACGCGGCCCTCGCTCGGGGCCTCCGCACCCCGATCTGCCTCGACGAATCCGTGGTGTCGGCCCGGTCCGCCGCCGACGCCATCGCGCTGGGCGCCTGCCGGATCGTCAACGTGAAACCCGGCCGCGTTGGCGGCTACCTCGAGGCACGCCGCATCCACGACGTCTGCGCCGCGGCCGGTGTCCCGGTGTGGTGCGGCGGAATGCTCGAAACCGGGCTGGGCCGGGCGGGCAACCTCGCGCTCGCCGCGCTGCCGAACTTCACCCTTCCCGGCGACGTCTCCGCCTCGGACCGGTACTACGAAACCGACATCACCGAACCGTTCGTCCTGCGGGACGGGAACCTGACCGTCCCGGCAGGGCCGGGTCTCGGGGTCGCGCCGATCCCGGACGTGCTGGACGCGGTCACGACGTCGGCGCGGGAACTGAGCCGCGGATGA
- a CDS encoding non-ribosomal peptide synthetase, which yields MTLGWGSHRRHAPLRPGVPLTDAAANALTEVARRLDRDLSLSSTTFGRTGVAVHAYNVSDGSAGPVAHAWIGSPGLLSVELRCPPGDLWERAAPAVAEMHAELLGTMLTDPAVDLGQADGLSAATKAAVLGPLAGTEVDHGPYLSVPERIRSVARATPDTVAVYAADGTLTYERFLSHADALAVRIRAVTKENGALIPVLVADGLALPVSWAAAMIAGIGYVPVDPHWPTGRIAQVLDLLDAPVVLCADVAAVPAAHRDRAIPVDLAEAGEPDDLPGPGPDDVVYGVYTSGTTGTPLCAVNLHRGLTNRLAFMDRWFGPPAVREVVLQNTRHTFDSAFWQLFWPLTTGGATVVPAAGDHHDLQHTIDLIEAHEVTVTDFVPAVLSALLTLLRQRPSTVGRLRSLRHLVVGGEQINPLDVHRLRELLPGLRISNAYGPSEASIGMIFHEVDACDGDVVPLGRPIDNCVAIVVDVDGRPLPPGATGEIVIGGACVGIGYHGEPGRTAERFFSSPTSGRMYRTGDLGHVDAAGRFHFGGRIDHQLKIDGMRVEPGEIETAALACDGVLQAAALVVDRELVLVTTGTASSRAVLSHLRGKLPRGSLPRRGVVVEEMPLTAAGKIDRRRLATLAERPADPASDTGADPVLAVLRTVLRYPGFTADDDFFAAGGNSLQAVAAVVELSDRFGVDVGVRDLAGHPTAAGLRDLIARRDRVPASSDLVAADLASLSTARTPLRDKRDRPPRTVLLTGATGFVGARLLHELLASTDLTVRCLIRGRDDSHARQRLLTALAAQQLEHDGHATRIAVVAGDLARPGFGLTAPRWRSLAEECDLVIHAGALVNLLYDYRMHREPNVLGTAEVIRFARAAGGIPLHYVSTLGVLYDHALRTGRPVPEDVDITAVTPPSSGYSLSKWAGERLVDAAVDLPVTVLRLGEVMPATDVAVPNSAALTHLLLTAFERLGTVPAAAIRSDYSPVDTVARIVVEAVQDPTVLGRALHVYREGSVRFDELPVGADRVSCLRFLAGLRSAAATGDVELGLLLAIVEHRAGGRATEDAVREVLENLLQDNPALFTTSATRPKEPASA from the coding sequence ATGACCCTCGGATGGGGCAGTCACCGCCGTCACGCTCCGCTCAGACCCGGGGTCCCGTTGACGGACGCGGCCGCCAACGCACTGACCGAAGTGGCCCGGCGACTTGACCGGGACCTCTCCCTGTCTTCCACGACCTTCGGCCGCACGGGCGTCGCCGTCCACGCCTACAACGTCTCCGACGGCTCCGCCGGGCCCGTCGCGCACGCGTGGATCGGCTCCCCCGGCCTCCTGTCCGTCGAGCTGCGCTGCCCGCCGGGCGACCTCTGGGAGCGCGCCGCTCCGGCCGTCGCGGAGATGCACGCCGAACTGCTGGGCACAATGCTGACCGATCCGGCGGTGGACCTCGGCCAGGCCGACGGGCTCTCCGCGGCCACGAAAGCGGCGGTGCTCGGCCCGCTCGCCGGGACCGAGGTCGACCACGGTCCCTATCTCAGTGTCCCGGAGCGGATCCGCTCGGTCGCCCGGGCCACGCCGGACACCGTGGCGGTGTACGCCGCCGACGGAACGCTGACCTACGAACGATTCCTCAGTCACGCCGACGCGCTGGCCGTCCGGATCCGTGCGGTGACAAAGGAAAACGGGGCTTTGATCCCCGTCCTCGTCGCGGACGGCCTGGCGCTGCCGGTGTCCTGGGCGGCCGCGATGATCGCCGGGATCGGGTACGTGCCCGTCGACCCCCACTGGCCCACGGGCCGGATCGCGCAGGTCCTCGACCTGCTCGACGCTCCCGTGGTGCTGTGCGCCGACGTGGCGGCGGTACCCGCAGCCCACCGCGATCGGGCGATCCCCGTCGATCTCGCCGAAGCCGGAGAACCCGATGACCTGCCCGGCCCAGGACCGGACGACGTCGTCTACGGCGTGTACACCTCCGGCACGACCGGGACACCCCTGTGCGCGGTCAACCTGCACCGGGGCCTGACGAACCGGCTGGCGTTCATGGACCGCTGGTTCGGCCCGCCCGCCGTCCGCGAAGTGGTCCTGCAGAACACCCGGCACACGTTCGATTCCGCGTTCTGGCAGCTCTTCTGGCCGCTGACCACCGGCGGCGCGACGGTGGTGCCCGCCGCCGGTGACCACCACGACCTGCAGCACACGATCGACCTCATCGAAGCCCACGAAGTGACCGTCACGGACTTCGTGCCCGCGGTTCTGAGCGCGCTGCTGACCCTGCTGCGACAACGGCCGTCCACCGTCGGCAGGCTGCGTTCGCTGCGCCACCTCGTGGTCGGTGGCGAACAGATCAACCCACTCGACGTCCACCGCCTGCGGGAACTCCTGCCGGGGCTGCGGATCAGCAACGCCTACGGCCCGTCCGAAGCCTCCATCGGCATGATCTTCCACGAGGTCGACGCCTGCGACGGAGATGTCGTGCCGTTGGGGCGGCCGATCGACAACTGCGTCGCGATCGTCGTCGACGTCGACGGGCGGCCGCTGCCTCCCGGCGCCACCGGCGAGATCGTCATCGGCGGCGCGTGCGTCGGCATCGGCTACCACGGCGAACCCGGCCGCACCGCCGAACGCTTCTTCAGTTCCCCGACGTCCGGCCGCATGTACCGCACCGGCGACCTCGGACACGTCGACGCCGCGGGCAGGTTCCACTTCGGTGGGCGCATCGACCACCAGCTCAAGATCGACGGAATGCGGGTCGAGCCCGGCGAGATCGAGACGGCCGCTTTGGCCTGCGACGGAGTGCTGCAAGCGGCGGCGCTCGTCGTGGACCGTGAACTCGTGCTCGTGACCACCGGGACGGCGAGCTCCCGGGCGGTCCTCTCCCACCTGCGGGGCAAGCTGCCCCGAGGCAGCCTGCCGCGGCGCGGAGTGGTCGTCGAAGAGATGCCCTTGACCGCGGCGGGCAAGATCGATCGTCGCCGCCTGGCGACCCTGGCGGAGCGGCCCGCGGATCCGGCTTCCGACACCGGCGCCGATCCCGTGCTCGCCGTCCTGCGCACCGTGTTGCGGTACCCCGGTTTCACCGCCGATGACGACTTCTTCGCCGCCGGAGGCAACTCGCTGCAGGCCGTCGCGGCCGTGGTCGAGCTGAGCGACCGGTTCGGAGTGGACGTCGGGGTGCGCGATCTCGCCGGCCATCCCACGGCGGCCGGTCTGCGTGACCTGATCGCCCGGCGCGACCGTGTTCCGGCCTCGTCGGATCTGGTCGCCGCCGACCTCGCCAGCCTCAGCACGGCGCGGACACCGTTGCGTGACAAGCGGGATCGGCCGCCGCGCACGGTCCTGCTGACCGGCGCGACGGGGTTCGTGGGTGCCCGGCTGCTGCACGAACTGCTCGCGAGCACCGATCTGACGGTGCGCTGCCTGATCCGCGGCCGCGACGATTCCCACGCACGGCAACGTCTTCTGACTGCGCTCGCCGCACAACAGCTGGAGCACGACGGCCACGCCACGCGGATCGCCGTCGTCGCCGGTGACCTCGCCAGACCCGGTTTCGGGCTGACTGCTCCCCGGTGGCGATCCCTCGCCGAAGAGTGCGACCTGGTCATCCACGCCGGTGCCCTGGTCAACCTGCTCTACGACTACCGCATGCACCGCGAGCCGAACGTGCTCGGCACGGCGGAGGTGATCCGCTTCGCCCGCGCCGCGGGCGGCATCCCGCTGCACTACGTCTCGACGCTCGGCGTGCTGTACGACCACGCCCTGCGCACCGGCCGTCCGGTACCCGAAGACGTCGACATCACCGCCGTGACCCCGCCGTCGAGCGGGTACAGCCTGTCCAAATGGGCGGGTGAGCGGCTCGTCGACGCCGCCGTCGACCTTCCGGTGACGGTGCTGCGCCTCGGCGAGGTCATGCCCGCGACGGACGTCGCCGTCCCCAATTCGGCGGCGCTGACCCACCTGCTGCTCACCGCCTTCGAGCGGCTCGGAACGGTGCCCGCGGCGGCGATCCGGTCGGACTACAGCCCGGTCGACACGGTGGCGCGGATCGTCGTCGAGGCCGTCCAGGACCCGACGGTGCTGGGGCGCGCCTTGCACGTCTATCGCGAGGGCAGCGTGCGGTTCGACGAGCTGCCCGTGGGCGCGGATCGGGTGTCCTGCCTGCGTTTCCTCGCCGGTCTGCGGTCCGCGGCGGCGACCGGTGACGTCGAGCTGGGTCTGCTGCTGGCGATCGTCGAACACCGCGCCGGCGGGCGAGCCACCGAGGACGCCGTCCGCGAGGTGCTCGAGAACCTGTTGCAGGACAACCCGGCACTGTTCACCACTTCCGCCACCCGGCCGAAGGAACCCGCCAGTGCTTGA